The Vibrio tarriae genome includes the window TCACTACTCCCCTGATAATGCTCAGTGATCTGTTGACCTAATTCGCGAATGCGCTGGGCGACTTCTTGCTCAGAAATCATGACTTCAACTGTGTGTTTCATACCATTCTCGTTGTGTTGGGCGATGTCAGCATCGCTGACTTTGGTGGCACGTATAGTACCACTTCGCTCAAATCCTGTTAATCGTTTCCCTACTCATCCTCGCTTTGTTATCCGCTTACTCAATAAAACAAACTGAAACGACAAATAATTAACATGGCTGCACATTTTTCACCCAACAAAGATTGACCTTGCATATATGCACCATTACACTCATAGGGCTTTAAGTAGCAAATAACAAAATAATCATTAGAGCAAAATGCTCAATCAACAACTCAATTGGCAAGGATATACCCCTATGGACGCATCAATCGAAAAACGCCCTCGAACTCGGCTATCGCCTCAAAAACGCAAACTACAACTGATGGAAATCGCGTTGGAAGTGTTTGCTAAACGTGGCATTGGTCGAGGTGGTCATGCTGATATTGCAGAGATTGCGCAAGTTTCTGTCGCAACCGTGTTCAACTACTTCCCTACTCGTGAAGACTTGGTCGACGATGTGCTGAATTTTGTGGTTCGTCAGTACTCCAATTTCTTGACCGATCACATCGATCTTGATTTGGATGTGAAAAGCAACCTGCAAACCCTGAGCAAGGAGATGGTGAAATTAGCGATGACCGATTGTCACTGGCTCAAAGTCTGGTTTGAGTGGAGCGCTTCAACCCGTGACGAAGTTTGGCCACTGTTTGTTTCCACCAACCGCACGAACCAACTGCTGGTCAGAAACATGTTTATGAAAGCGATGGAGCGTGGCGAATTGTGTGAGAAACACGATGTCGACAACATGGCAAGCCTATTCCACGGCATCTTTTATTCCATCTTCTTACAAGTGAACCGTTTAGGTGAGCAAGAAGCGGTGTACAAGCTGGTCGATAGCTACCTCAACATGCTGTGTATCTATAAGAACTAGTTTGGCTGGCAGTTGCAAGACGCAAAAGTACTAAGGGCGCATCCGCGCCCTTTTTTGTTTTCAGATGGGTGTCACTTCCAGCGGTAATATACCTAAACGACTTGGTGTTGCAGGTAGGCGGCAAATGAGTGAATCCCCACGAGCATAGATACACTCTGTGATTGGGGTGAGCAAATTCTGCCAACACCGCTACAGCTTCAAGTAGGAAATGGATAGAAGAGAAAATTATTCGCCTAAATTCTCCAAGCCCCATTTATACAATGCATTCTTTTTCAGTTGGTGAATTTCAGCCACTAAGGCGGCGGCTTTTTTCAATGGCAGCTCTTTAGTCAGAATCGTTAACGTACGTAGAGCCTCATCCGGCAGTTGCTGGTCGCCCGCATCCCGATATCCATGAACCAGCAGCACCATCTCACCTTTCTTACGGTTATCATCTTCAGCGATCCACTCAATCAACTCAGCCAAAGGCATACCTTGAATTGTTTCGAAGGTTTTGGTGAGTTCACGGGCAAGTACCACTTCACGCTCGCCACCAAGTACATCTAACATATCTTGCAGTGACTCGCAGATCCGGTGTGGCGATTCATAAAAAATACAGGTACGGATCACTTTCGCGATCTCTAACAGTTTATCCTTACGTGCTTTGCTTTTTGCCGGCAAAAAACCTTCAAAGCTAAAACTATCAGACGGCAGGCCTGATGCACTCAGCGCTGTGATCACCGCACATGGCCCTGGAAGTGGCACAACTTTAACGCCTGCTTGACGACATTGAGTGACTAAATGATAACCTGGATCACTGATCAGAGGCGTGCCAGCATCGGACACTAAGGCAATCGATAGGCCAGAGAGCAGTTTATCCACTAAGACTTGGGCTTTCTGCTGCTCATTATGATCGTGCAAAGCAAAAGTTTTGGTCGAGATGTTGAAGTGAGCTAATAATTTTCCGGTATGACGCGTATCTTCAGCGGCAATCATATCGACACTGGCTAATACATCCAGAGCGCGTTGTGTGATGTCACCCAGATTGCCAATCGGGGTTGGGACAATATAAAGAGTTGGAGCACCATTTGGCACGGTTTTATTATCTGTCATTTGTTTACCATCACATCAACGATTAATATAGAGACAATTTTACACGGACTAACGAAAGAACTCATGGCTATGAACCACCATCAGCGACGCAGTGTACCACGCTTACTCACTCCGATTGCATTATCAATCGTTTTATCGGCCTGTTCGACTCAACCTTCGTCACCGGATGTGGTCGATATTACCGCTCAACCACTCTTAACGGCGCAGACGTATTTGATGCGAGCCGATGCCAGCCAAGGTAATCAGCAAAATGATTGGCTGATCATGGCTCTCAAAGCCGCCATAGAAGAAAACAATCCCGATCAAGCACAGCTTCTGATCATGCGTTTGGCTAAACAACCTTTGACCCCAACTCAGCAGGCGCAGTGGCAACTGCTACGTGCACAGTTGCTAGCCAATGGCGAACAATATCAAGAAGCTCTAGAGCAACTGAGTTTCCAGGCCAATTGGTCGTTACCCCAAGCTCAATGGCAACAATATCATCAGCTTCGTGCAGACATATTCACTGCTCTGGATCGCTCTTTTGACTCCACTCGCGAGCTAGTGGCGCTGTACGGCCTTTCATCCAACAAGGACAAAGAAGCATTAGCGGATCAAATCTGGGCAAACCTCAATCACTACTCCGCCAGCAAGATTATCAAGCTTTCTGCTGAACCTGATGAAGTCCAACTGGATGGCTGGCTACAGCTTGCGATCTATATGAAAACGCTGGGTAGCGATCTGCCACAATTGAAAAACACCTTAGAAAAGTGGCTGGCTGAAAATCCACAACACCCAGCGGCGATCTATACCCCTAGAGCCATTACCGATATTTTGGCTTTAGAGATCGTCAAACCGACTAACACGGCTTTACTGTTACCCTTGACGGGTAAGTTTGCTAAACAAGCCCAGTTCATTCGTGATGGATTTGTGTTTGCCATGATGAACGATGCCGATCGCCAAACAAACGCGACGTTGACGATCATCGATACCAATGCAGAAACGCTCGAATCTGTTGATGCGATTCTGACCAGCAAACAAATTGATTTTGTTGTGGGTCCACTGATCAAAGGTAATATCGAAAAACTGCAGCAATTCCAACAAAGCCGTGGCCAAATGATCCCAACTCTGGCACTGAACATCCCTGATCAAATTGATACGGCTGCGGGCGCTTGCTATCTTGCACTATCACCCGAACAAGAAGTCGCACAAGCGGCGAAACATCTGTTCACTCAAGGCTACCGTTACCCATTGATCCTCGCGCCACAAAACGCTTATGGTGAACGTGTGGTTGAAGCCTTTAATGAAGAGTGGCGTCGTTACAGCAAAAACAAAGTGGCAGTCAATCTTTTTGGTGACAAGCGTCAATTACAACGCAATATCAACTCCATTTTTGGCTTACAGGATAGCCAGCAAAATATCGCGCAGATGGAATCTCTGCTTGGTATGGGCTTAGAAAGCCAACCTCGTAGCCGCCGTGATATCGATGCTGTGTATATTGTCGCAAACAGCTCAGAACTCACCTTGATCAAGCCATTTATTGAAGTGGCTATCAACCCAGATACCCGCCCACCCAAACTGTTCTCGAACTCGAACAGCAACACAGGTGGTCGCCAATACGAAGATTTGTCAGGCGTGACTTACAGTGATATTCCACTGCTGATACAGCCAGCGCCAAGTATCAAAGAGCAGCTAACCCAAATCTGGCCCGAAAGCTCAAATGCAGAGCGCCGTTTGCAAGCTCTTGGGATGGATGCCTACCGTTTGATGGTGGAACTTCCACAGATGAAAATCGTCGAAGGCTATACGATTGATGGACAAACGGGTGTGTTGAGTATTGATGAACAATGTGTGGTTCAGCGTGAAATCAGTTGGGCAGAGCATGGTGTTCGTTAATTCTAGGCATCAAGGAAATCATTATGAACAAATGGCGGCGGACTATCTTCGCCGCCAAGGCCTTACTCTAGTCACACAAAATGTGAACTACCGTTTTGGCGAATTAGATTTAATCATGCGTGATGGAAACACATTAGTGTTTGTCGAAGTACGCTATCGAAACAACACTCAACATGGTCACGCCGCGGAAACCGTCACAAGAACCAAGCGTGCTCGCTTGATCAAAGCCGCAAATTGTTGGATGCTCGCCAACAAGATGAATAGTCACAGTGCGGATTTTCGTTTTGATGTGATTGCCATTCATCAACAAGGGCAACATATTGATTGGTTAAAAAACGCTATTACTGAAGGATAAACAATGCTCGATAGCATTAAAGACAGTTTTACCGAAAGCATTCAAATTCAAATCGCCGCAGCAGAGGCGTTACCCGATGCCATTATGCATGCCGCACAAGCCATGGTGGCGAGTTTACTTAACGGTCATAAAATTCTCTGCTGCGGTAACGGTGGCTCGTCGGTCAATGCACAACAATTTGTTTCTTGCCTTTTAAATCGCTTTGAAACCGAACGCCCAAGCTTACCGGGAATGGCTCTGACTGCAGATAACACGACGCTCACCGCCGTCGCTAACGACTACCACTATCAAGAAATCTTCTCAAAACAGGTTCGAGCTTTTGGCCAACCCGGTGATATCTTGCTTGCAATATCAACCAGCGGTAACAGTAAAAATATCATCAAAGCAATGGAAGCGGCCGTAACTCGCGACATGACGATCATTGCACTCACTGGCAAAGATGGCGGTGAAATGGCCGGACTGCTTGGTGAAAATGACGTAGAAATTCGGATCCCATCACACCGTACCGCTCGCATTCATGAAGTTCATATGGTAACGCTACACTGCCTATGTGATTTGATTGATCAAGTGTTATTCCCAGCCCATGAAGAGTAAATATGAAAAGCATTAGACTTCTTATCGTTTCCGGTTTGCTCGCCACTCTAACAGGGTGTGCCGGACTGTTTATCGCGGGTGCCGCAACCACAGCCAATATCGTGACCGATCCGCGCAGCACGCAAGAGATCTGGCAAGATAACAATGTTGAACTTGAAGTTGCAGGCCTTGCCAATAAAGAACCTTATCGCAAAGATGCGCGCATTTCTGCCGTCGCTTACCGTGGAACCGTCGTTTTATTGGGACAGTCACGCAATGAAGCGATCTTAGAGCAATTTATTGCTCAGGCTCGTCAACTCAAAGGCGTCAAAGAGCTGCATAACCAAGTGCAAATTAAAGCGCCACTCTCCGTTGGTGAAATCAGCAACGATAGCTGGATAACTACCAAGGTAAAATCGGCGCTTTTAACGAAATCTGAGCTCAACGGCATTAAAATTAAAGTGGTGACAGAGGATCGCGTCGTTTATCTGTTTGGATACGTTTCTCCTGAACACGCAGAGATGGCCATTGATGTCGCAAGAAATATCATAGGTGTGAAACAGGTTGTGAAGGCGTTTGATTACGCTCAGTAACGATTTTGAGAGTGGGATATGAAAAAGGCAGCGATGACCGCTGCCTTTTTGATTTCATGAGATTTATTTACTTCACGACACGTAAACTCGGTTTGCCTTTAGGGCGTGGAGTCTCTTCAGTGTGCTCAACCGTAACATCGCTTTCCAGTTCAATGAAGGAGTCATCTGAATCAATCTCTTCAGGAAAATCCATCATATCTAGATAGGCAGGCTCCGGCTCAAACATAGTGCCTGCGCCATTTTCACGGGCATAAATGGCCTGCACAGCATAAATAGGCACGATAACCAAATGAGGACGACCACCGAAACGGGCATTAAAGGTGACTTCATCATTGCCCAACTCTAGGTTTCCCACTGCTCGTGGAGCAACATTCAGAATAATTTGACCATCTTGAACGTATTCAAGTGGCACCTTAACGCCCGGTAAAGTGGCATCAACGACGAGGTGTGGCGTTAATTCATTTTCCAGTAACCAATCATAAAATGCACGTAGCAAATATGGTCGGCGTGGTGTCATTTGACCAATATCCATTCCGGCATCCATTAGCGAGCCAGACGCATCTCGCGTTCAGCTTCAGTCAGTGAAGCCAAGAATGAATCACGTTCAAATACACGGTTCATATACACTTTCAGCTCTTTTGAGCCAGGGCCAATTAAATCAATGCCCAGCACAGGCAAACGCCATAACAGTGGAGCAAGATAGCAATCGATCAGGCTGAACTCTTCACTCATGAAGTATTCAAACTCAGCAAACACAGGCCCTAAAGTTAACAGATCATTGCGTAGCTTATTACGCGCATTTTCAGCAACTTCAGGAGAACCATTCACTACTTTTTCTGCCAATGAATACCAGTTTCTTTCGATACGATAAATCATCAGACGGCTGTTACCACGTGCAACTGGGTAAACAGGCATAAGTGGCGGATGAGGGAAACGCTCATCTAAGTATTCCATGATGATCTTTGAGTCATACAGAGCAAGCTCGCGATCAACCAGTGTTGGAACTGTTTTATAAGGATTTAGCTCAATCAGTTCCGCTGGAAGGTTATTCTCATCAACCAACTCAACTTCAAAACTGACGCCTTTTTCAGCTAGCACAATGCGAACCTGATGGCTATACATGTCAGATGCACTTGAAAATAGAGTCATCACAGAACGTTTGTTGGCAGCTACAGCCATGGAGCCCTCCAGTACAGATGCGGGTACAAAAAATCAATGGAGGCTAGAGCCTCCACTGATGAGTTAACAATCGGGAATTAGCGCAGCATAATAGCACAATTAGTGCACATCACGCCAATACTCTTTCTTGAGTGCGACAACGACAATGGTCAAGATCACTAAGAAACCCATTGTCCACCAGCCTAAGTTTTGGCGCTCAAGCTTCATCGGCTCACCTGAATATTCCAAGAAATTCACCAAGTCACGTACTGCTTGGTTATATTCCCCTTCACTTAATTCACCGTTTCCACGCGACTTCACGCCAACCACATGTTGAACCTCATTGCCATCGACAACTTTGGTTTCAAAAATAGGCTCAGGAGTACCTTGAAGCTCTTCAAGAACATGGGGCATACCTACGCTTGGAAACACAATGTTATTCACGCCAAAAGGACGTGAAGGATCCGCGTAAAATGAGCGCAAATAGGTATACAACCAATCAGTTCCACGCACACGAGCAACCAGTGTCAAATCTGGTGGTGGCGCACCAAACCATTTCGCTGCCGATTTATCGGGAATCGCATTTTCCATCAATTGACCAATTTTGGTCTCAGGATCAAAAATCAGGTTTTCCTTCATTAAATCAGCTGGGATGCCAAGATCATTGGCAACCCGTTCATAACGTTGATACTGAGTAGAATGGCAACCAAAGCAGTAATTCATAAACAGCTTGGCACCATTTTGTAGCGAAGCCTGATCCGTCAAATCGTTATTGGCTTTATCTAAATGCACATTTGCTCCAGCCGCCATCGCCAGTGAAGGCAGCATAGCAAACAAAACTACAATCCATTTTTTCATTTGTATGTCACCCTTGTTGGTAATGGCTTAGTGGCTTCGTTTTTGCTGTAGAAGAACAGCAACACAAAGAACATGAAGTAACACAAGCTAAATATCTGAGCCAACAGTGTGTAGGTTGGAGTTGCAGGTAGCGCGCCTAAAATCCCTAAGGCAATAAAGCTAACAGTGAACTGAGCAATATTGAATAAATGGAATTTGCTACGGTAACGGTAAGAACGAACCTTACAACGATCCAGCCAAGGTAACAGGAACAATACAACAATCGATGCCCCCATCGCGATAACCCCTAGCAGCTTATCTGGAACCGCACGCAAGATGGCGTAAAACGGCGTAAAGTACCAAACAGGCGCAATATGTTCTGGTGTTTTCAGTGGGTTAGCTGCTTCAAAGTTGGGCGGCTCAAGGAAGTATCCCCCCATCTCAGGATTGAAAAACAACACATAGCAGAACAAGAATAAGAATCCCGCAACACCAATTAAATCTTTCACCGTGCCATAAGGATGGAATGGGATCGAATCGATAATGTCGTACTTCTTAGTGTAGTACTCATGGAATTTAAACTGTGATTCGTAGCCTTCACCCATTGAACCTTTTGGCAATTTGGTCTCAATACCATCAGGGTTATTTGAGCCAACTTCGTGCAGAGCCAGAATATGCAGCACGATCAAAAGTAGTAATACGATTGGCAACGCAATCACATGCAAGGCGAAGAAACGGTTTAGTGTGGCACCGGAAATGACGTAGTCACCACGGATCCATAGAGTGAGATCATCACCAATAACCGGAATTGCACCAAACAGCGAAATGATTACCTGTGCGCCCCAGTAAGACATCTGCCCCCAAGGTAACAAGTAGCCCATAAAGGCTTCTGCCATCAACACAAGGAAAATCAGCATACCGAAGATCCACAATAGCTCACGAGGCTTTTGGTATGATCCATAAATCAAGCCACGGAACATGTGCAGATAAACCACCACGAAAAATGCAGAAGCCCCGGTTGAATGCATGTAACGCAATAACCAACCGTACTCCACATCACGCATGATGTATTCAATCGAAGCAAAAGCGCCCTCTCCCGATGGCACATAGTTCATGGTTAACCAAATACCAGTCAGAAGTTGGTTGACCAAAACCAACATCGCAAGTGAACCAAACAGATACCAAAAGTTAAAGTTCTTTGGCATTGGGTATTCTGAAAGGTGTTTCTTGTACGCATTCATGGCAGGTAGGCGTTTTTCTACCCAATCAAGTAGAGCTTGCATTATGCCTCCCCTGTCTCATCAAGACCAATCACGATCCGCGTATCACTAAGATACATGTGCGGCGGGATAACAAGATTTAGTGGTGCCGGAACAGCTTGGAATACTCGCCCTGCCATATCAAATTTTGAACCATGACATGGACAGAAGAATCCAGACTTAACCCCTTGGACTTGCTCAGAAAAAGAATCTGGAAGATAAGTTGGTGAGCAACCCAAATGAGTACAAATACCGACTGCGATAAAGTACTCAGGCTTAATCGAACGGTAAGGATTCTGAGCATAATTAGGCTGTTGTAGCTCGTCAGAATTCGGATCACGAAGTTGGTTTTCGTGACTTTTCAAACCTTCAACGACAGCTTGTGAACGACGAACCACCCAAACAGGCTTACCACGCCATTCAACACGAACCATCTGCCCTTCTTCGAGTTTACTGATTTCAACCTCGACAGGGGCACCGGCCGCTTTTGCTTTCGCGCTCGGGTTCCACGATTTTATAAAAGGTACGGCAACCGCAACGGCTCCTAAACCACCCACAACGGCCGTTGTAGCGGTCAGAAATCGTCTGCGGCCTTGATTTAGAGGCGCATTACTCATCCAGACATTCTCCCATTTGCTCCTTATGGATCCTGCTTATTCCGTTTAAAGAGCAAGGCTAACAAACACGAGTTTATTTTGTATTTATTTGATAGCAAATGATAAATAAAACCCTACTTTTTGACAAGATAAAGCTACCTTTCTGTAACATTTGTCAATTCAAATCGCTCGCGGCATCACAAAAGGAACAACTTATTTATCGAGTATTGAGAAGAGGGGAATTAGGAATCTGCCAAGCAGACCTTGAGATGTAAAAAACCCGGCCATAAAGCCGGGTTTTTGAACCACATCCAGTAACACTGGAGCGTATTTTTCCAAAAGGAAAAATTAACGCTTAGAGAACTGTGGACGACGACGTGCTTTACGTAGACCCACTTTCTTACGTTCAACGCGACGAGCGTCACGAGTAACGTAGCCAGCAGCACGTAGAACAGGACGTAGAGACTCATCGTATTCCATCAGAGCGCGAGTGATACCGTGACGGATAGCACCTGCTTGACCAGAAATACCACCACCTTTAACAGTGATGTACAGATCCAGTTTCTCTACCATGTCAACCAGTTCAAGAGGTTGCTTAACAACCATGCAAGAAGTTGGACGACCGAAGTACTCTTCAAGGCTACGCTTGTTGATTACGATGTTGCCGCTGCCTGGTTTAATAAAAACACGAGCAGCTGAGCTTTTGCGACGGCCAGTGCCGTAGTATTGATTCTCTGCCATTTCCGAAATCCCCGATTAGATGTCCAGTACTTTTGGTTGTTGAGCAGCATGGTTGTGCTCAGCGCCAGCGTAAACTTTCAGCTTACGGTACATAGCACGGCCTAGAGGACCTTTTGGCAACATACCTTTAACCGCTAACTCAAGTACCATTTCTGGCTTACGCTCAATCAGCTTCTCGAAGCTGAATGACTTCAGGCCACCTGGGAACTCAGAGTGACGGTGGTACATCTTGTTCTTAGCCTTGTTACCTGTAACAGTAACTTTCTCCGCATTCACAACGATGATGTAATCACCAGTGTCAACGTGTGGAGTGTATTCAGCTTTGT containing:
- the hapR gene encoding quorum-sensing master transcriptional regulator HapR, yielding MDASIEKRPRTRLSPQKRKLQLMEIALEVFAKRGIGRGGHADIAEIAQVSVATVFNYFPTREDLVDDVLNFVVRQYSNFLTDHIDLDLDVKSNLQTLSKEMVKLAMTDCHWLKVWFEWSASTRDEVWPLFVSTNRTNQLLVRNMFMKAMERGELCEKHDVDNMASLFHGIFYSIFLQVNRLGEQEAVYKLVDSYLNMLCIYKN
- the rsmI gene encoding 16S rRNA (cytidine(1402)-2'-O)-methyltransferase, with translation MTDNKTVPNGAPTLYIVPTPIGNLGDITQRALDVLASVDMIAAEDTRHTGKLLAHFNISTKTFALHDHNEQQKAQVLVDKLLSGLSIALVSDAGTPLISDPGYHLVTQCRQAGVKVVPLPGPCAVITALSASGLPSDSFSFEGFLPAKSKARKDKLLEIAKVIRTCIFYESPHRICESLQDMLDVLGGEREVVLARELTKTFETIQGMPLAELIEWIAEDDNRKKGEMVLLVHGYRDAGDQQLPDEALRTLTILTKELPLKKAAALVAEIHQLKKNALYKWGLENLGE
- a CDS encoding penicillin-binding protein activator, producing MNHHQRRSVPRLLTPIALSIVLSACSTQPSSPDVVDITAQPLLTAQTYLMRADASQGNQQNDWLIMALKAAIEENNPDQAQLLIMRLAKQPLTPTQQAQWQLLRAQLLANGEQYQEALEQLSFQANWSLPQAQWQQYHQLRADIFTALDRSFDSTRELVALYGLSSNKDKEALADQIWANLNHYSASKIIKLSAEPDEVQLDGWLQLAIYMKTLGSDLPQLKNTLEKWLAENPQHPAAIYTPRAITDILALEIVKPTNTALLLPLTGKFAKQAQFIRDGFVFAMMNDADRQTNATLTIIDTNAETLESVDAILTSKQIDFVVGPLIKGNIEKLQQFQQSRGQMIPTLALNIPDQIDTAAGACYLALSPEQEVAQAAKHLFTQGYRYPLILAPQNAYGERVVEAFNEEWRRYSKNKVAVNLFGDKRQLQRNINSIFGLQDSQQNIAQMESLLGMGLESQPRSRRDIDAVYIVANSSELTLIKPFIEVAINPDTRPPKLFSNSNSNTGGRQYEDLSGVTYSDIPLLIQPAPSIKEQLTQIWPESSNAERRLQALGMDAYRLMVELPQMKIVEGYTIDGQTGVLSIDEQCVVQREISWAEHGVR
- a CDS encoding YraN family protein encodes the protein MVFVNSRHQGNHYEQMAADYLRRQGLTLVTQNVNYRFGELDLIMRDGNTLVFVEVRYRNNTQHGHAAETVTRTKRARLIKAANCWMLANKMNSHSADFRFDVIAIHQQGQHIDWLKNAITEG
- a CDS encoding phosphoheptose isomerase → MLDSIKDSFTESIQIQIAAAEALPDAIMHAAQAMVASLLNGHKILCCGNGGSSVNAQQFVSCLLNRFETERPSLPGMALTADNTTLTAVANDYHYQEIFSKQVRAFGQPGDILLAISTSGNSKNIIKAMEAAVTRDMTIIALTGKDGGEMAGLLGENDVEIRIPSHRTARIHEVHMVTLHCLCDLIDQVLFPAHEE
- a CDS encoding BON domain-containing protein — protein: MKSIRLLIVSGLLATLTGCAGLFIAGAATTANIVTDPRSTQEIWQDNNVELEVAGLANKEPYRKDARISAVAYRGTVVLLGQSRNEAILEQFIAQARQLKGVKELHNQVQIKAPLSVGEISNDSWITTKVKSALLTKSELNGIKIKVVTEDRVVYLFGYVSPEHAEMAIDVARNIIGVKQVVKAFDYAQ
- the sspB gene encoding ClpXP protease specificity-enhancing factor; amino-acid sequence: MDIGQMTPRRPYLLRAFYDWLLENELTPHLVVDATLPGVKVPLEYVQDGQIILNVAPRAVGNLELGNDEVTFNARFGGRPHLVIVPIYAVQAIYARENGAGTMFEPEPAYLDMMDFPEEIDSDDSFIELESDVTVEHTEETPRPKGKPSLRVVK
- the sspA gene encoding stringent starvation protein SspA; protein product: MAVAANKRSVMTLFSSASDMYSHQVRIVLAEKGVSFEVELVDENNLPAELIELNPYKTVPTLVDRELALYDSKIIMEYLDERFPHPPLMPVYPVARGNSRLMIYRIERNWYSLAEKVVNGSPEVAENARNKLRNDLLTLGPVFAEFEYFMSEEFSLIDCYLAPLLWRLPVLGIDLIGPGSKELKVYMNRVFERDSFLASLTEAEREMRLAR
- a CDS encoding cytochrome c1 produces the protein MKKWIVVLFAMLPSLAMAAGANVHLDKANNDLTDQASLQNGAKLFMNYCFGCHSTQYQRYERVANDLGIPADLMKENLIFDPETKIGQLMENAIPDKSAAKWFGAPPPDLTLVARVRGTDWLYTYLRSFYADPSRPFGVNNIVFPSVGMPHVLEELQGTPEPIFETKVVDGNEVQHVVGVKSRGNGELSEGEYNQAVRDLVNFLEYSGEPMKLERQNLGWWTMGFLVILTIVVVALKKEYWRDVH
- a CDS encoding cytochrome b, producing the protein MQALLDWVEKRLPAMNAYKKHLSEYPMPKNFNFWYLFGSLAMLVLVNQLLTGIWLTMNYVPSGEGAFASIEYIMRDVEYGWLLRYMHSTGASAFFVVVYLHMFRGLIYGSYQKPRELLWIFGMLIFLVLMAEAFMGYLLPWGQMSYWGAQVIISLFGAIPVIGDDLTLWIRGDYVISGATLNRFFALHVIALPIVLLLLIVLHILALHEVGSNNPDGIETKLPKGSMGEGYESQFKFHEYYTKKYDIIDSIPFHPYGTVKDLIGVAGFLFLFCYVLFFNPEMGGYFLEPPNFEAANPLKTPEHIAPVWYFTPFYAILRAVPDKLLGVIAMGASIVVLFLLPWLDRCKVRSYRYRSKFHLFNIAQFTVSFIALGILGALPATPTYTLLAQIFSLCYFMFFVLLFFYSKNEATKPLPTRVTYK
- the petA gene encoding ubiquinol-cytochrome c reductase iron-sulfur subunit, whose product is MSNAPLNQGRRRFLTATTAVVGGLGAVAVAVPFIKSWNPSAKAKAAGAPVEVEISKLEEGQMVRVEWRGKPVWVVRRSQAVVEGLKSHENQLRDPNSDELQQPNYAQNPYRSIKPEYFIAVGICTHLGCSPTYLPDSFSEQVQGVKSGFFCPCHGSKFDMAGRVFQAVPAPLNLVIPPHMYLSDTRIVIGLDETGEA
- the rpsI gene encoding 30S ribosomal protein S9, with the protein product MAENQYYGTGRRKSSAARVFIKPGSGNIVINKRSLEEYFGRPTSCMVVKQPLELVDMVEKLDLYITVKGGGISGQAGAIRHGITRALMEYDESLRPVLRAAGYVTRDARRVERKKVGLRKARRRPQFSKR
- the rplM gene encoding 50S ribosomal protein L13 translates to MKTFVAKPETVKRDWYVVDAEGKTLGRLASEIASRLRGKHKAEYTPHVDTGDYIIVVNAEKVTVTGNKAKNKMYHRHSEFPGGLKSFSFEKLIERKPEMVLELAVKGMLPKGPLGRAMYRKLKVYAGAEHNHAAQQPKVLDI